The Halomonas sp. 7T genome contains a region encoding:
- a CDS encoding LysE family translocator, whose translation MLQTTLIDGQFVPFLLAITLLSISPGVDTLLVIRNTARGGVRDGVVTSVAICCGLFVHATISALGISFILLQSAWAFHLLKLAGAAYLIWLGVSSLLAARRGTALPVKSVLQSASPVPIWQPVKEGLLSNVLNPKTVVFYMAFLPQFIAPTDPALLKSLWLAGVHFVIANIWQISVVLMVGGASKWLASARFAQTLNAATGAVLIMFGVRLALEQRPV comes from the coding sequence ATGCTACAAACCACCCTGATTGACGGGCAGTTCGTGCCTTTTTTGCTTGCGATCACGCTTCTTTCGATAAGCCCAGGGGTAGATACACTGCTTGTAATACGAAACACCGCTCGCGGTGGCGTTCGCGATGGAGTAGTAACAAGCGTTGCGATTTGCTGCGGGCTGTTTGTGCATGCCACTATTTCGGCGCTGGGGATCTCTTTCATTCTGCTCCAATCGGCGTGGGCTTTTCATCTGCTTAAGCTTGCCGGAGCGGCCTATTTGATTTGGTTAGGCGTGTCGAGCCTGTTGGCAGCTCGCCGTGGGACGGCGTTACCCGTTAAAAGCGTTCTACAATCGGCATCGCCAGTGCCCATCTGGCAGCCGGTAAAAGAGGGGCTGCTCTCTAATGTGCTGAACCCTAAAACGGTGGTGTTCTATATGGCGTTTTTGCCCCAGTTTATCGCGCCAACCGACCCTGCATTGTTGAAGTCGTTATGGCTAGCCGGTGTTCACTTTGTGATTGCCAATATTTGGCAAATTAGCGTGGTGCTCATGGTCGGAGGGGCGAGCAAATGGTTGGCCAGCGCCCGGTTTGCGCAAACGCTCAATGCCGCCACAGGTGCTGTACTGATCATGTTTGGTGTGCGCTTAGCGTTAGAGCAGCGCCCGGTTTAA
- a CDS encoding YkvA family protein: MKRILRALKLFLPMTRDVLRGDFRPTPWAAFGTMALALAYLVMPFDLIPDFLILLGIIDDVLIVGWLLNRVDAQLANYRAWKFAGEAATASSRTPS, encoded by the coding sequence ATGAAACGGATCTTGCGTGCGCTAAAGCTTTTTTTACCGATGACGCGTGATGTACTGCGGGGAGACTTTAGGCCCACTCCCTGGGCGGCGTTTGGCACTATGGCATTGGCGCTCGCCTACTTGGTGATGCCTTTCGATTTAATACCCGATTTCCTGATACTGTTGGGTATTATCGATGATGTCTTGATCGTGGGCTGGCTGTTGAACCGTGTTGATGCACAGCTGGCCAATTATCGCGCATGGAAATTTGCCGGCGAAGCCGCGACGGCTTCTTCGCGCACACCTTCTTGA
- a CDS encoding ATP phosphoribosyltransferase regulatory subunit encodes MTIADRWLLPDGMDEVLPPQASRMEELRRALLDLYHCWGYDQVMPPPVEFLDSLLTGAGTDLDLQTFKLTDQLTGRMMGASADVTPQVARMDAHSLKRQGPVRLCYCTNVLRAKADQHQGGRSPVQVGVELFGHAGLEADSEIIHLALSSLKAAGAEEVHLALGHIGIYRSLVEAAALNDEQERGLFAALALKSPGQLAEQVNASVRDPALADMLIALGELHGDAGVLSEARERFAGAPAPVSAALDQLEALYKSVLARFDVSLYFDLAELRGYQYHTGMIFAAYVPGYGHALAKGGRYDDTGRAFGRARPATGFSMDLKQLASLALASPSRGAIWAPAQEEESLNAAIAALREQGERVIQALPGQRTGPAEHSCDRRLEFIDGRWQTAALTQETSA; translated from the coding sequence ATGACCATCGCTGACCGCTGGCTACTGCCCGACGGCATGGATGAGGTGCTGCCGCCTCAGGCAAGCCGCATGGAAGAGCTGCGCCGTGCGCTGCTTGATCTTTACCATTGCTGGGGCTACGACCAAGTAATGCCGCCACCGGTAGAGTTTTTGGACTCTTTGCTCACCGGTGCCGGTACTGATTTAGATCTTCAAACGTTTAAGCTGACGGATCAACTAACGGGCCGCATGATGGGGGCATCTGCCGATGTTACCCCGCAGGTAGCGCGGATGGACGCTCATTCGCTGAAGCGCCAAGGGCCGGTTCGTCTGTGTTACTGCACCAACGTCCTGCGTGCCAAGGCGGATCAGCACCAGGGTGGGCGTAGTCCGGTTCAGGTAGGCGTTGAGCTGTTTGGCCATGCAGGTCTAGAAGCTGACAGCGAAATTATTCACTTAGCGCTGTCTAGCTTGAAAGCCGCCGGCGCTGAAGAAGTGCATTTGGCGTTGGGCCATATTGGTATCTACCGAAGTTTGGTGGAAGCAGCCGCGTTGAATGATGAGCAAGAGCGTGGGCTGTTTGCAGCGCTAGCGTTAAAGTCACCTGGCCAGTTGGCTGAGCAAGTTAACGCCAGTGTGAGAGACCCAGCATTAGCCGATATGTTAATAGCGCTGGGTGAGCTGCATGGTGATGCCGGTGTACTCAGCGAGGCCCGCGAGCGTTTTGCCGGTGCGCCTGCGCCAGTGTCTGCAGCGCTTGATCAATTAGAGGCGCTCTATAAAAGCGTGCTGGCACGTTTTGACGTATCGCTCTATTTTGACCTAGCGGAGCTGCGTGGCTACCAATACCATACCGGTATGATATTTGCGGCTTATGTGCCCGGTTACGGTCATGCGCTAGCCAAAGGCGGGCGCTATGATGATACTGGGCGTGCGTTTGGCCGTGCACGGCCAGCAACGGGTTTTTCCATGGACTTGAAACAGCTTGCATCGCTGGCGCTTGCATCACCCAGCCGGGGCGCAATTTGGGCTCCTGCCCAAGAAGAAGAGTCGCTTAACGCTGCCATTGCCGCGCTGCGTGAGCAGGGTGAACGCGTAATTCAAGCGCTGCCAGGGCAGCGTACAGGGCCGGCGGAGCACAGCTGTGACCGCCGTCTTGAGTTTATTGATGGCCGTTGGCAGACAGCGGCCCTGACACAAGAGACGAGTGCATAA
- the yegS gene encoding lipid kinase YegS: protein MNDSQQRYLLIVNGKSAGNPALREAVEEQRKAGTHITVRSTWEGGDAAAFAAQSVELGATCVVACGGDGTVNEVVNGLMQLAQDQRPALGIVPLGSANDFATSVGLPLEPGPALAAALTLSPSPIDVLRVSAEANDERFTSYYINMMTGGFGAEITSSTPKMLKRMLGGGAYSLMGAFKAWRHRSYRGTLHWGGEERCAELLLLALGNGRQSGGGQVLAPSAKLDDGRLDVLVVRDFTSVLQLPTLITELQQFPEEGRYVSYFTVSQLTVTTQQDDPPWPLTLDGEARHYDRFSVEMVPLALKVLLPDKCPLLVANN, encoded by the coding sequence GTGAACGATTCACAGCAGCGTTATCTACTTATCGTTAATGGTAAGTCTGCCGGTAATCCGGCGCTTCGCGAAGCCGTTGAAGAGCAAAGGAAAGCAGGGACGCATATTACCGTTCGCTCTACCTGGGAGGGAGGCGACGCTGCTGCGTTTGCGGCCCAGTCGGTTGAACTGGGCGCAACGTGCGTGGTGGCTTGCGGCGGCGATGGCACGGTCAATGAGGTGGTGAATGGCTTAATGCAGCTAGCGCAGGATCAGCGTCCTGCGCTAGGTATTGTGCCGCTTGGCAGCGCCAATGATTTTGCGACTTCTGTGGGGCTGCCATTGGAACCAGGTCCTGCCCTAGCCGCAGCGTTGACGCTTTCGCCGTCACCGATTGATGTGCTGCGCGTGTCTGCAGAAGCGAATGATGAGCGTTTTACCAGCTACTACATCAACATGATGACCGGTGGCTTTGGAGCCGAAATCACCTCGTCTACTCCCAAAATGCTAAAGCGCATGCTGGGTGGAGGAGCTTATTCGCTCATGGGTGCGTTCAAAGCGTGGAGACACCGAAGTTATCGTGGCACATTGCACTGGGGGGGCGAGGAGCGTTGTGCTGAGCTATTGCTGTTAGCGTTAGGTAATGGTCGTCAGTCGGGCGGTGGACAAGTTTTAGCGCCCAGCGCTAAGTTGGACGATGGACGTTTGGACGTGCTGGTGGTTAGGGACTTTACCTCTGTTTTACAGCTGCCAACGTTAATAACTGAGTTGCAACAGTTCCCTGAAGAGGGTCGGTATGTGAGTTATTTCACGGTCAGTCAGCTTACTGTCACGACTCAGCAGGATGACCCTCCCTGGCCGTTAACACTGGACGGGGAGGCGCGGCATTACGACCGCTTCTCCGTTGAAATGGTGCCGCTGGCACTGAAAGTCCTGCTGCCTGACAAGTGCCCGCTGTTGGTAGCAAATAACTAA
- a CDS encoding adenylosuccinate synthase encodes MGKNVVVLGTQWGDEGKGKIVDLLTESASAVVRFQGGHNAGHTLVIDGEKTVLHLIPSGVLRPGKTCVIGNGVVLSPEALIKEIRELEAKGVPVRERLRLSPACPLILPYHVRLDQAREKARGVAKIGTTGRGIGPAYEDKVARRGLRLGDMLHRERFASKLGEVLDYHNFVLVNYHGEPAVDFQEVLDSAMQMAEELRPMVADTVSMVHDLRKAGENILFEGAQGSLLDIDHGTYPYVTSSNTTAGGTATGSGVGPLYLDYVLGITKAYTTRVGSGPFPTELFDVDGRHLAERGHEFGATTGRPRRCGWFDAVALRHAVQINSVSGICLTKLDVLDGLENIRVCIGYRSKDGEVLDNPVDSEGYEAIEPLYQDLPGWKESTLGAKRVEDLPANARAYISFLEEQVGTSIDIISTGPDRVETIVLRNPFHD; translated from the coding sequence ATGGGTAAGAATGTCGTAGTCCTGGGTACCCAGTGGGGCGATGAAGGTAAGGGTAAAATTGTCGACCTACTGACTGAGTCAGCCTCTGCGGTTGTTCGCTTCCAAGGTGGGCATAATGCAGGTCATACGCTGGTAATCGATGGTGAGAAAACCGTTCTGCACCTGATTCCTTCGGGCGTTCTGCGTCCGGGGAAAACGTGTGTGATTGGTAACGGTGTGGTGCTGTCGCCGGAAGCATTGATCAAAGAGATCCGCGAGCTGGAAGCGAAGGGCGTACCCGTTCGCGAGCGCTTGCGCCTCTCCCCTGCGTGCCCGCTTATCTTGCCTTACCACGTGCGTCTAGACCAAGCGCGTGAAAAAGCGCGTGGCGTTGCAAAAATTGGTACCACTGGTCGTGGTATTGGCCCTGCCTATGAAGACAAAGTGGCACGTCGTGGCCTGCGTTTGGGCGATATGCTTCACCGCGAGCGTTTCGCATCCAAGCTTGGCGAAGTGCTGGATTACCACAACTTTGTACTGGTGAATTACCACGGTGAACCAGCGGTAGATTTCCAGGAAGTGCTGGATAGCGCGATGCAAATGGCCGAAGAGCTGCGCCCAATGGTGGCGGATACGGTCAGCATGGTACATGACCTGCGTAAAGCCGGTGAGAACATCCTGTTTGAAGGCGCTCAAGGCTCGCTACTGGATATTGATCACGGTACTTACCCCTACGTTACCAGCTCTAACACTACCGCGGGTGGTACGGCCACTGGTTCAGGCGTTGGGCCGCTATATCTGGATTACGTGCTAGGTATCACTAAGGCGTACACGACGCGCGTTGGCTCTGGCCCGTTCCCCACCGAGCTATTTGACGTTGACGGACGCCACCTGGCCGAGCGTGGCCATGAGTTTGGTGCCACTACTGGCCGTCCGCGTCGCTGTGGCTGGTTTGATGCCGTCGCGTTGCGCCACGCGGTGCAAATCAACTCGGTATCTGGCATCTGCTTAACCAAGCTTGATGTACTGGACGGCCTGGAAAATATCCGTGTATGTATTGGCTATCGCAGCAAAGATGGTGAAGTGCTGGATAATCCGGTTGATTCAGAAGGCTACGAGGCTATTGAGCCGCTGTACCAAGATTTACCCGGCTGGAAAGAGTCTACACTAGGCGCTAAGCGAGTAGAGGATTTGCCTGCTAACGCTCGCGCGTATATCAGCTTCTTAGAAGAGCAGGTAGGCACTAGTATTGATATTATTTCCACGGGGCCTGACCGTGTCGAAACCATCGTGCTGCGTAACCCATTTCATGACTAA
- the cobO gene encoding cob(I)yrinic acid a,c-diamide adenosyltransferase, producing MSDRDTRHKASMEKLKARVDEKVANATEQRGLLLVNTGNGKGKTTAAWGTVTRALGYGYKVAVVQFIKGQWECGERDRLEEDPNLSVEIMATGFTWDTQDREADTRACQAVWQEAEKMLADPDTYLVVLDEITYMLKFGYLDIATVKQALINRPKEQTVIITGRNAHRDLVGMADTVTEMQEVRHAFNNGLQARRGIDF from the coding sequence ATGAGTGATCGTGATACACGCCATAAGGCGTCCATGGAAAAACTGAAAGCCCGCGTTGATGAAAAAGTGGCCAATGCGACTGAGCAGCGCGGCCTACTACTTGTAAATACAGGCAATGGGAAAGGGAAAACAACGGCAGCTTGGGGCACCGTTACTCGGGCGTTGGGGTACGGCTATAAGGTGGCGGTCGTGCAGTTCATTAAAGGCCAATGGGAGTGCGGCGAGCGCGACCGTTTGGAAGAAGATCCAAATCTAAGCGTTGAAATTATGGCGACTGGTTTTACCTGGGACACCCAGGATAGAGAGGCCGATACACGGGCTTGCCAAGCCGTTTGGCAAGAAGCGGAAAAAATGCTCGCCGATCCGGACACCTACTTAGTCGTGCTGGATGAAATTACCTACATGCTGAAGTTTGGATATTTAGATATTGCCACGGTTAAGCAGGCGCTCATCAATCGGCCCAAAGAGCAAACCGTGATTATTACTGGCCGCAACGCCCACCGTGATCTCGTCGGCATGGCAGACACAGTGACTGAAATGCAGGAAGTACGTCATGCGTTTAATAACGGCTTACAGGCTCGACGGGGTATCGATTTTTAG
- a CDS encoding transglycosylase SLT domain-containing protein yields MQALPIRSTLRSLCTAVLIGLPVASWASSDAAMRDALEAARQQQWQQVDEHAIEGHVLRGYVEYHRLRGQLPNVSSSQIQRFIDQYADSPLSEWMRGQAVAKYGHAGRFGDLLTVADGEPAGTARQCYYYTALLDREPQLAKEAGLALWRVGSSQPDACNALFNRLRADGTIDATAIWERKMLAWQSGEERLSSYLGGLLSGQWQTARNTAALVDSNSQALITAPACLGPECAATAAFYKAAMQRYTRENTPGAFAAWQDIRPRLNLAAADQQAIEEELAFYVLVRDVPGTLNWVDSVLPSLESERVLELRVRRALAERQWADVMHWIAAMPASQEEGSRWQYWLARANQALGNHDAADARYRQAATDRSFYGFAAAERLNQPYQLNLERNHFDEASRALTAQLPAVQRTEALLRIGEEGLANSEWLHAVRNASSQQARALADYAAHQQWHARLVQTTIAAEMWDALDWRFPPAYRDNFLHWGRLTGVDPYLLMAITRRESAYNPVALSPAGARGLMQLMPGTASQVSRQLGLNDPGPYGVLEPELNIRLGSTYLRDKIERYQGNRLAAAAAYNAGPGRVDQWLGNGVESFDLFVESIPFRETRNYVQAVLTYRVIFESLANGGNSEGVSLLSENEQDVRYDRALLVRR; encoded by the coding sequence ATGCAGGCTTTGCCTATACGTTCCACCCTTCGCAGCCTGTGTACGGCTGTATTGATAGGGTTACCGGTTGCTTCTTGGGCATCCTCTGACGCTGCGATGCGCGATGCACTGGAAGCAGCGCGTCAGCAGCAGTGGCAGCAGGTGGATGAGCATGCGATTGAGGGGCATGTCCTGAGGGGCTACGTTGAGTATCACCGCTTACGCGGTCAATTGCCGAATGTTTCGTCTAGCCAAATCCAGCGCTTCATAGACCAGTACGCCGACTCTCCCCTGTCCGAGTGGATGCGGGGTCAGGCGGTCGCTAAATACGGTCACGCAGGCCGCTTTGGCGACCTGCTGACAGTCGCTGATGGAGAGCCAGCAGGCACCGCCCGCCAGTGCTATTACTACACGGCTCTGCTGGATAGAGAGCCTCAGCTAGCGAAAGAAGCAGGCCTTGCTCTTTGGCGGGTGGGCAGCTCGCAGCCGGATGCCTGTAACGCTCTGTTCAACCGCCTTAGGGCTGATGGAACCATCGACGCTACCGCCATTTGGGAGCGCAAAATGCTGGCGTGGCAGTCAGGCGAGGAGCGCTTGAGCAGTTACTTAGGCGGGCTGTTAAGCGGTCAGTGGCAGACGGCCCGCAACACAGCTGCCTTAGTCGACAGCAATAGTCAGGCGCTCATCACAGCACCGGCGTGTCTGGGTCCTGAGTGTGCAGCCACCGCTGCTTTTTACAAAGCAGCCATGCAACGCTACACGCGAGAAAACACTCCAGGCGCCTTTGCCGCTTGGCAGGATATTAGGCCACGCTTGAACTTAGCAGCCGCCGACCAACAGGCAATTGAAGAAGAACTTGCCTTTTATGTTTTGGTACGCGATGTGCCGGGCACCCTAAATTGGGTCGACAGCGTCTTGCCGAGCTTGGAAAGTGAACGTGTACTGGAGCTGCGGGTTCGCCGCGCCCTGGCCGAACGCCAATGGGCAGACGTCATGCACTGGATTGCAGCAATGCCCGCCAGTCAGGAAGAGGGCAGCCGCTGGCAATATTGGCTTGCAAGGGCGAACCAAGCACTTGGCAACCATGATGCTGCCGATGCACGCTATCGTCAGGCAGCTACAGATCGCAGCTTTTATGGGTTTGCCGCCGCCGAACGGCTAAACCAACCCTATCAGCTCAACTTAGAGCGCAACCACTTTGATGAGGCCTCCCGAGCGCTAACGGCTCAGTTACCCGCCGTTCAGCGCACTGAGGCATTACTGCGCATTGGCGAAGAGGGGCTTGCCAACAGCGAGTGGCTGCACGCTGTCCGCAATGCCTCGTCTCAACAGGCACGTGCGCTTGCTGATTATGCTGCACACCAGCAGTGGCATGCCCGTCTCGTGCAAACCACCATTGCTGCTGAAATGTGGGATGCCCTCGACTGGCGCTTTCCCCCCGCTTATCGAGATAATTTCTTACACTGGGGACGTTTAACCGGTGTCGATCCATATTTATTAATGGCGATTACTCGCCGCGAAAGCGCCTATAACCCAGTCGCTCTCTCTCCCGCAGGTGCGCGCGGCCTAATGCAGTTGATGCCCGGTACCGCCAGCCAGGTCAGTCGCCAGCTGGGCCTTAACGACCCCGGCCCCTACGGTGTCTTAGAACCAGAGCTTAATATCCGTCTAGGAAGTACTTACCTGCGCGACAAGATCGAACGCTACCAGGGTAACCGCCTAGCCGCTGCAGCCGCGTACAATGCTGGGCCTGGGCGGGTAGATCAATGGTTGGGTAACGGTGTTGAGTCGTTCGATTTATTCGTTGAGAGCATCCCGTTTCGGGAAACTCGCAACTATGTGCAAGCCGTCCTGACTTATCGCGTAATTTTCGAAAGCTTAGCCAATGGCGGCAATAGTGAAGGTGTATCGCTGCTCAGCGAGAACGAGCAGGACGTGCGCTATGATCGGGCACTACTCGTTCGTCGTTAA
- the pepN gene encoding aminopeptidase N, with the protein MSDPQPVYLSDYQPPAYHITHTELTFDLDPTTTRVKARLMIERHAEADANAALVLNGEHLTLRSLAIDGQSLDAADYQLSDETLTILSVPAAFTLESEVDISPSSNTALEGLYQSNGMYCTQCEAEGFRRITYYLDRPDVMATFKVTVVGNATSEPVLLANGNPVDKGTVEGGRHYVTWEDPHPKPCYLFALVAGDLRKVEEHFTTMSGRNVTLQLWVEEENLDKTNHAMASLKRAMTWDEQTYGREYDLDLFMIVAVNDFNMGAMENKGLNIFNSAAVLTHPNTATDAAYQNVEGIVAHEYFHNWSGNRVTCRDWFQLSLKEGFTVFRDQCFSADTNSAPVKRIQDVSFFRTAQFAEDAGPTAHPIRPDHFIEITNFYTLTIYEKGAEVVRMLRNLLGWEDFRRGSDLYFERFDGQAVTIEDFVGCMAEVSGADLEQFMRWYSQAGTPEIDARGEYDYAHGEYHLTLRQRTPATPGQLDKLPLHIPVRMGLVGTKSGQDLTLTLDGEKLGKDAVIHLRDDEQTFVFTDVAEAPVPSLLRDFSAPVKLHFPYSREDLAFLLTHDSDGFNRWDAGQRLAMLALDDLIAAHRNGVEKVMDSRVVEAFRTLLTGEVSDKAVLAEMLTLPSEAYIAEQQPIIDVDAIHAAREFVRQSLAMALRDEFLATYNDNVSDEHYAPSPEQIAQRSLKNVALTYLMSIEDEQGLALCEAQFAADHNMTDVRHALTLLVHSDRDDLASPALKTFGQKWAHDPLVMDQWFTIQVSRPQQDVLERVEYLMQHPAFSIKNPNKVRALIGAFAQNRVNFHRLDGKGYALLADVVIELNRLNPEIAARLITPLTRWQRFDEKRQQLMREQLERIKREPLSSNVFEVVEKALA; encoded by the coding sequence ATGTCTGATCCGCAGCCGGTTTATTTAAGCGACTATCAGCCGCCCGCCTACCACATTACCCATACCGAGCTGACGTTTGATCTTGACCCCACTACGACTCGCGTTAAAGCACGATTAATGATTGAGCGCCATGCTGAGGCCGATGCCAACGCCGCGCTGGTGCTTAATGGCGAACACCTGACGCTTCGTTCCCTCGCTATCGACGGCCAGTCGCTGGACGCCGCTGATTACCAGCTATCTGATGAAACGCTAACGATCCTCAGTGTTCCGGCGGCGTTTACGCTGGAGAGTGAAGTAGATATTTCTCCTAGCAGTAACACTGCTTTAGAAGGGCTTTATCAATCTAACGGTATGTACTGCACGCAGTGTGAAGCGGAAGGATTTCGCCGCATCACCTATTATCTGGATCGCCCCGATGTCATGGCAACGTTTAAAGTTACCGTAGTGGGTAATGCTACGAGCGAACCTGTGCTGCTGGCCAACGGCAATCCCGTGGATAAGGGCACCGTAGAAGGTGGTCGCCACTACGTTACTTGGGAAGACCCGCACCCTAAGCCTTGCTATTTATTTGCGCTGGTCGCCGGTGATCTGCGCAAGGTTGAAGAGCACTTTACTACCATGAGTGGGCGTAACGTTACGCTACAGCTTTGGGTGGAGGAAGAGAACCTTGATAAAACCAACCATGCCATGGCCTCACTCAAGCGTGCTATGACCTGGGATGAGCAAACCTATGGCCGTGAGTACGATCTAGATCTATTTATGATTGTGGCCGTGAACGACTTCAATATGGGCGCAATGGAGAATAAAGGGCTTAACATCTTTAACTCCGCCGCGGTATTGACGCATCCCAATACTGCAACAGACGCGGCTTATCAAAATGTTGAGGGTATTGTTGCTCATGAATATTTTCATAATTGGTCGGGCAACCGGGTAACGTGCAGGGATTGGTTCCAGCTATCACTCAAAGAAGGCTTTACGGTTTTTCGCGATCAGTGCTTCTCAGCGGACACCAACTCAGCGCCTGTTAAGCGTATTCAAGACGTCTCTTTTTTCCGTACTGCGCAGTTTGCTGAAGACGCCGGGCCAACAGCACACCCTATCCGCCCCGATCATTTTATTGAAATCACCAACTTCTACACCCTGACCATTTATGAAAAGGGTGCAGAAGTGGTGCGAATGCTGCGTAATTTATTAGGTTGGGAAGATTTTCGTCGTGGCTCGGATCTCTATTTTGAGCGTTTTGATGGTCAGGCGGTCACTATTGAAGATTTTGTTGGCTGCATGGCAGAAGTTTCGGGCGCTGACTTAGAGCAGTTTATGCGTTGGTACTCCCAGGCAGGCACGCCGGAAATTGATGCCCGTGGTGAGTATGATTACGCCCATGGCGAATACCACCTCACGCTTCGCCAGCGAACGCCGGCTACTCCTGGCCAGCTTGATAAATTGCCGCTGCACATTCCTGTTCGAATGGGCTTGGTGGGTACGAAGTCAGGGCAAGATCTTACGCTCACTCTAGATGGTGAAAAGTTAGGAAAAGACGCGGTTATTCACCTTCGTGATGACGAGCAAACCTTCGTGTTTACCGATGTAGCCGAAGCACCGGTACCGTCATTGCTGCGCGACTTTTCGGCACCTGTAAAATTGCACTTTCCTTACTCCCGTGAGGATTTAGCCTTCCTGCTTACTCACGATAGTGATGGCTTTAACCGCTGGGATGCTGGTCAGCGTCTGGCCATGTTAGCACTAGATGATCTAATCGCTGCCCATCGTAACGGTGTCGAAAAAGTCATGGATAGCCGTGTAGTGGAAGCGTTTAGAACGCTACTAACCGGTGAAGTGAGTGATAAAGCCGTGTTGGCGGAAATGCTCACGCTACCCTCAGAAGCTTACATCGCTGAACAGCAGCCCATCATTGACGTGGATGCAATTCATGCTGCCCGCGAGTTCGTGCGCCAGTCGCTGGCGATGGCGCTACGCGATGAGTTTCTAGCGACCTATAATGACAATGTGAGTGATGAGCACTATGCGCCGTCGCCAGAGCAAATTGCTCAGCGGAGCCTTAAAAATGTAGCGCTTACGTATTTAATGTCGATTGAAGATGAGCAGGGGCTAGCATTGTGTGAGGCCCAGTTTGCTGCAGATCACAATATGACCGATGTACGCCATGCATTAACGCTTTTGGTGCATAGCGATCGGGACGACCTTGCCTCACCTGCGCTTAAAACGTTTGGGCAAAAATGGGCGCACGACCCGTTAGTGATGGATCAGTGGTTTACTATTCAGGTATCTCGGCCGCAGCAAGATGTCCTTGAGCGAGTTGAGTACTTAATGCAGCACCCTGCCTTTTCCATCAAAAACCCTAACAAGGTACGCGCTTTAATTGGGGCGTTTGCTCAGAACAGAGTTAACTTCCACCGTTTAGATGGCAAAGGTTACGCGCTGTTGGCAGACGTAGTGATCGAACTTAACCGCTTAAACCCAGAGATAGCGGCACGCTTAATTACACCACTGACACGTTGGCAGCGTTTTGATGAAAAGCGTCAACAGCTGATGCGTGAGCAGCTTGAGCGTATTAAGCGCGAGCCGCTATCATCAAATGTGTTTGAGGTGGTTGAGAAAGCGCTGGCCTGA
- a CDS encoding YajQ family cyclic di-GMP-binding protein has translation MPSFDIVSEFDQHEASNAVDQANREVQTRFDFKGVDASFALEGEKVQLEAEVDFQLKQMIEVLRNRLIARGIDARCMDIQDAVLSGVKARQEVVLKQGLDQAEAKDVVKRIKGSKLKVQAQIQGEKVRVTGKKRDDLQSVMALLRGEEGPELPLQFDNFRD, from the coding sequence ATGCCATCATTTGATATTGTGTCCGAGTTTGATCAACACGAAGCGTCCAATGCTGTCGATCAAGCAAATCGCGAAGTTCAAACCCGGTTTGATTTTAAGGGAGTCGATGCCAGCTTTGCTTTGGAGGGCGAGAAAGTCCAGCTAGAGGCCGAAGTCGATTTTCAACTTAAGCAAATGATCGAAGTGCTGCGTAACCGTTTGATTGCTCGTGGTATTGATGCTCGCTGCATGGATATTCAGGATGCTGTGCTCTCAGGTGTTAAAGCACGCCAGGAGGTGGTACTTAAGCAAGGGCTAGACCAAGCGGAAGCCAAAGATGTGGTAAAACGCATCAAAGGTAGCAAACTGAAAGTGCAGGCCCAAATCCAGGGGGAAAAAGTACGCGTTACGGGTAAAAAACGCGACGATTTACAAAGTGTTATGGCGCTGCTTCGTGGCGAAGAAGGGCCCGAGTTGCCGCTGCAGTTTGATAATTTTCGCGATTAA